In Pseudomonas hamedanensis, a single window of DNA contains:
- a CDS encoding APC family permease, protein MSGQGKFKKQLSLIDLTFIGLGAIFGSGWLFAASHVSAIAGPAGIFSWLLGGFAVLLLGIVYCELGAALPRAGGVVRYPVYSHGPLLGYLMGFITLIAFSSLVAIEVVASRQYAAAWFPDLTKAGSNDPTILGWLVQFGLLCVFFFLNYRSVKTFAKANNLVSVFKFIVPLLVIGVLFTFFKPENFQVQGFAPFGLSGVEMAVSAGGIIFAYLGLTPIISVASEVKNPQRTIPIALILSVLLSTLIYVLLQMAFLGSIPTEMLANGWAGISKEFALPYRDIALALGVGWLAWLVVADAVISPSGCGNIYMNATPRVIYGWAQTGTFFKVFTRIDEKSGIPRPALWLTFALSVFWTLPFPSWEALINVVSAALVLSYAVAPVSVAALRRNAPDMPRPFRVKGMGVLGPVSFIIAALIVYWSGWNTVSWLLGLQILMFVLYLLCGRFVPTAHLSLARQVRSSAWLIAFYAVTIVLSKLGTFGGLGILAHPFDTIVVAACATGIYYWGAATGVPAHLLRLDEDDESEAAMPSATVNARPAGAY, encoded by the coding sequence ATGTCAGGCCAAGGCAAGTTCAAAAAACAGCTTTCACTGATCGACCTCACATTTATCGGACTGGGAGCGATCTTCGGTTCCGGCTGGCTGTTCGCGGCCAGCCATGTGTCCGCCATCGCCGGGCCAGCGGGGATTTTCTCCTGGCTGCTGGGCGGTTTCGCCGTGTTGCTGCTGGGCATCGTGTATTGCGAATTGGGCGCGGCATTGCCCCGTGCCGGCGGTGTGGTGCGCTACCCGGTGTATTCCCATGGGCCGTTGCTCGGTTATCTGATGGGGTTCATCACCCTGATTGCCTTTTCCAGTCTGGTGGCGATCGAGGTGGTTGCCTCGCGCCAATACGCGGCGGCGTGGTTTCCCGACCTGACCAAGGCCGGCAGCAACGATCCGACGATCCTTGGCTGGCTGGTGCAGTTCGGCCTGCTCTGTGTGTTTTTCTTTCTCAACTATCGCAGCGTGAAGACCTTCGCCAAAGCCAACAACCTGGTGAGCGTTTTCAAGTTCATCGTGCCGTTGCTGGTGATCGGTGTGCTGTTCACCTTCTTCAAACCCGAGAACTTCCAGGTGCAAGGCTTCGCCCCGTTCGGTCTGTCAGGCGTCGAGATGGCGGTCTCGGCCGGTGGGATTATCTTTGCCTACCTGGGCCTGACGCCGATCATCTCGGTGGCCAGCGAGGTGAAAAATCCGCAGCGCACCATTCCCATCGCGCTGATTCTTTCGGTGCTGTTGTCGACCTTGATTTACGTGCTGCTGCAAATGGCGTTTCTCGGCAGCATCCCCACCGAAATGCTCGCCAACGGCTGGGCCGGCATCAGCAAGGAATTCGCCCTGCCTTATCGCGACATCGCCCTGGCGCTCGGTGTGGGCTGGCTGGCGTGGCTGGTGGTTGCCGACGCGGTGATCTCGCCGAGCGGCTGCGGCAACATTTACATGAACGCTACGCCGCGCGTGATCTACGGCTGGGCACAGACCGGGACGTTTTTCAAAGTCTTCACCCGCATCGACGAAAAGTCCGGCATTCCGCGCCCAGCGCTGTGGCTGACCTTCGCCCTGTCGGTGTTCTGGACCCTGCCGTTTCCGTCGTGGGAAGCGCTGATCAATGTGGTTTCGGCTGCACTGGTGCTGAGCTACGCCGTGGCGCCCGTGTCGGTCGCCGCGCTGCGTCGCAATGCGCCGGACATGCCACGCCCGTTCCGGGTCAAGGGCATGGGCGTGCTCGGACCGGTGTCGTTCATCATCGCCGCGCTGATCGTCTATTGGTCGGGCTGGAACACCGTGTCGTGGCTGCTTGGCCTGCAAATCCTGATGTTTGTCTTGTATCTGCTCTGCGGCCGTTTCGTGCCGACCGCTCACCTGAGTCTGGCGCGTCAAGTGCGTTCGTCGGCGTGGCTGATCGCCTTCTACGCCGTGACCATCGTGCTGTCGAAACTCGGCACCTTCGGCGGACTGGGCATCCTCGCTCATCCGTTCGACACGATCGTCGTCGCCGCTTGCGCCACCGGGATTTATTACTGGGGCGCGGCGACCGGTGTGCCAGCGCACCTCTTGCGTCTGGACGAGGACGACGAAAGCGAAGCCGCCATGCCCTCCGCCACTGTCAATGCACGCCCTGCCGGCGCCTACTGA